The following proteins are encoded in a genomic region of Thermococcus henrietii:
- a CDS encoding YhbY family RNA-binding protein, giving the protein MEKRLPGKVRRALRARYYDIEPRAWIGKKGLAESVIEEINTQLEKDGVLKVEIRKGALISTGMDRKAIAEKVAELTDSELIDVRGKRFILFKPREGWERYLRRLERKASAERREKPVRKVRLDIANFRKKFRKGRD; this is encoded by the coding sequence ATGGAGAAACGCTTACCCGGTAAGGTGAGGAGGGCTCTGCGCGCGAGATACTACGACATCGAACCGCGAGCGTGGATTGGTAAGAAGGGTCTCGCCGAGAGCGTGATTGAGGAGATAAACACTCAGCTTGAGAAGGACGGTGTCCTTAAGGTTGAGATAAGGAAGGGAGCGCTCATCTCGACCGGAATGGACAGGAAGGCCATAGCGGAGAAGGTAGCTGAGCTCACCGACAGCGAGCTGATAGACGTCAGGGGCAAAAGGTTTATATTGTTCAAACCGAGGGAAGGCTGGGAAAGGTATTTAAGGCGCCTTGAAAGAAAGGCGTCGGCTGAGAGGCGGGAGAAGCCCGTCCGTAAAGTCAGGCTCGACATCGCTAACTTCAGGAAGAAGTTTAGGAAGGGGAGGGATTGA
- a CDS encoding 2-oxoacid:ferredoxin oxidoreductase subunit beta produces MPEIYSKYPMVKYLRKEALPTALCPGCGGGTVLNAFANAVDQLKLDPKDLVVVSGIGCSAWIASPYFLADTLHTTHGRAIAFATGVKVGLPDKKVVVISGDGDLASIGGNHLLHAARRNIDITVILVNNFIYGMTGGQVAPTTPFGAKTTTTPYRNIEHPLQISETIAAAGASYVARWTTAHVYQLIESIKKALTVKGFSLVEVISQCPVQFGRRNRMKEPAEMLRWFLKNSVPISKAKKMSPEELEGKFVIGEFVNRQRPEFTEELNKLIDEVQEHFGLKGGDDV; encoded by the coding sequence ATGCCCGAGATTTATTCCAAGTACCCGATGGTTAAGTACCTCCGCAAGGAGGCCCTGCCAACCGCTCTATGTCCCGGCTGTGGCGGTGGAACTGTGCTGAACGCCTTCGCCAACGCCGTTGATCAGCTCAAACTCGACCCGAAGGATTTGGTGGTCGTGAGCGGAATAGGCTGTTCCGCCTGGATAGCCTCGCCCTACTTTCTGGCAGATACCCTCCACACGACGCACGGAAGGGCGATAGCCTTCGCTACGGGAGTTAAGGTCGGTTTGCCGGACAAGAAGGTCGTTGTCATAAGCGGTGACGGCGATTTGGCGAGCATAGGCGGAAACCACCTGCTTCACGCCGCGAGGAGGAACATCGACATAACGGTGATTCTCGTCAACAACTTCATCTATGGAATGACCGGCGGACAGGTCGCTCCGACGACGCCCTTCGGGGCAAAAACGACGACAACACCCTACCGCAACATCGAGCACCCGCTTCAGATTTCCGAGACGATAGCGGCGGCAGGGGCGAGCTATGTAGCCAGATGGACCACAGCTCACGTTTACCAGCTCATCGAGAGCATCAAGAAGGCCCTAACCGTTAAGGGCTTCTCCCTCGTCGAGGTCATCTCGCAGTGTCCCGTCCAGTTCGGAAGGAGGAACAGAATGAAAGAGCCCGCTGAAATGCTCCGCTGGTTCCTGAAGAACAGCGTCCCGATAAGCAAGGCCAAGAAGATGTCACCTGAGGAGCTCGAGGGTAAGTTCGTCATCGGCGAGTTCGTCAACAGGCAGAGACCGGAATTCACGGAGGAGCTCAACAAGCTGATTGACGAGGTTCAGGAGCACTTTGGCCTTAAGGGTGGCGATGATGTTTGA
- a CDS encoding prefoldin subunit, with protein MEAVKAYELELELRQVRELRKAIELKMKELEYAEGIITATKAERKLYRAFADLLVEVTKDEAIEHIERMRLAYKRELERLKEKEKEIMEKLSKLSS; from the coding sequence GTGGAGGCAGTGAAGGCTTACGAGCTCGAACTTGAGCTCAGACAGGTTAGGGAGCTCAGGAAGGCGATAGAGCTTAAGATGAAGGAACTTGAATACGCCGAGGGAATCATCACGGCCACCAAGGCCGAGAGGAAGCTCTACAGGGCCTTCGCGGACCTGCTCGTTGAGGTGACGAAGGATGAGGCAATCGAGCACATCGAGAGAATGCGCCTGGCCTACAAGAGGGAACTCGAAAGACTCAAGGAGAAGGAAAAGGAGATAATGGAGAAGCTCTCCAAGCTCAGCTCCTGA
- a CDS encoding 2-oxoacid:ferredoxin oxidoreductase subunit gamma — MQIRLAGIGGQGVVLAGVILGEAAAIEGLNVLQTQDYSSASRGGHSIADVIISKEPIYDVMVTRADVLVALAQLGYDTVKDSLKEDGLLIIETDLVKPDRDYVGAPFTRIAEETTGLALTVNMVALGYLVAKTNVVKKESVEEAIRRRVPKGTEEINIKAFRAGYEEGLK; from the coding sequence ATGCAGATTAGGCTCGCCGGAATCGGCGGTCAGGGAGTCGTTTTGGCTGGAGTAATCCTCGGCGAGGCCGCCGCGATTGAGGGCTTGAACGTCCTTCAGACCCAGGACTACAGCTCCGCGAGCAGGGGAGGTCACTCCATAGCGGACGTCATAATCTCAAAGGAACCGATTTATGACGTAATGGTCACTAGAGCGGACGTTCTGGTAGCCCTCGCCCAGCTCGGCTACGACACCGTCAAGGACTCGCTGAAGGAGGATGGGCTTTTAATAATCGAGACCGACCTTGTAAAGCCCGATAGGGACTACGTCGGCGCACCCTTTACCAGAATCGCCGAAGAAACCACAGGACTCGCCCTGACGGTCAACATGGTCGCGCTCGGCTACCTTGTTGCGAAAACCAATGTTGTGAAGAAGGAGAGCGTTGAGGAGGCGATTAGAAGGCGCGTTCCGAAGGGAACCGAGGAGATAAACATCAAGGCCTTCAGGGCCGGTTATGAGGAGGGATTGAAATGA
- a CDS encoding PIN domain-containing protein, with product MIFIDSSVLYNALVVTELTEYSAKIFELNEPKITSEIVIDEVWFALLKRDVGSPWKIKKELRDNEEFRNTAVKYLSGILGFLSAQNVIVVADSSNWAKIAYHVREFGLMPHDARILATAVEHGCDKLATLDKDFDPVRDILTLVPEDFWQKLTTQG from the coding sequence GTGATTTTCATTGACTCAAGCGTTCTCTACAATGCACTTGTTGTAACAGAACTCACGGAGTATTCAGCTAAGATATTCGAGCTGAACGAACCTAAGATAACCTCCGAAATCGTTATTGATGAGGTATGGTTTGCACTCCTTAAAAGGGACGTGGGTTCTCCTTGGAAGATTAAGAAGGAGCTCAGGGACAATGAGGAATTTAGAAACACGGCAGTTAAGTACCTAAGTGGAATACTTGGCTTTCTTAGCGCTCAGAACGTTATAGTTGTAGCTGATTCCTCGAATTGGGCAAAGATTGCCTATCATGTTAGGGAATTTGGTCTAATGCCCCATGATGCCAGAATCCTCGCTACTGCCGTGGAACATGGGTGTGATAAGCTCGCAACCCTCGATAAAGATTTCGACCCTGTGAGAGATATTCTTACTCTTGTTCCAGAAGATTTCTGGCAAAAACTCACTACGCAGGGTTAG
- a CDS encoding HEPN domain-containing protein, producing the protein MNEEIGALIRRAEERLKASWELYSKGYYGFAISSAYYSMFYCARALLLSKGVNPKSHAGIHAQLGKEFVKTGVLPAKLYTAYSKALNMRHTADYDVFVEYTEGDARVVLKGAEEFLKFTKEYLGV; encoded by the coding sequence ATGAACGAGGAAATCGGGGCACTCATCAGGAGAGCCGAGGAGAGGCTCAAAGCTTCCTGGGAGCTTTACTCCAAAGGTTACTACGGTTTCGCAATCTCAAGCGCGTACTACTCGATGTTCTACTGCGCCAGGGCGCTTCTGCTCTCAAAGGGAGTTAACCCCAAGAGCCACGCGGGGATTCATGCCCAGCTCGGAAAGGAGTTCGTGAAGACTGGGGTGCTTCCGGCTAAGCTCTACACAGCGTATTCAAAGGCCCTGAACATGAGGCATACAGCCGATTATGACGTTTTCGTTGAATACACCGAGGGAGACGCCCGGGTCGTTTTGAAAGGTGCGGAGGAGTTTTTGAAGTTCACGAAGGAGTATCTGGGGGTGTAA
- a CDS encoding 30S ribosomal protein S19e, producing MATVYDVPGDLLVERVAQALKEVEEIKPPEWAPFVKTGRHKERLPEQDDWWYYRVASILRKVYIDGPVGIERLRTWYGGRKNRGHAPEHFYKAGGSIIRKALQQLEAAGFVQKVPGEGRVITPKGQSFLDKIATELKKELEEQIPELKKY from the coding sequence ATGGCGACTGTCTATGACGTTCCCGGTGACCTGCTCGTCGAGAGGGTCGCGCAGGCACTCAAAGAGGTTGAGGAGATAAAGCCCCCCGAGTGGGCGCCCTTCGTTAAGACCGGAAGGCACAAGGAGAGACTTCCAGAGCAGGACGACTGGTGGTACTACAGGGTTGCCAGCATACTCAGAAAGGTCTACATCGACGGCCCCGTCGGAATCGAGAGGCTCAGGACCTGGTACGGAGGCAGGAAGAACCGCGGACACGCCCCGGAGCACTTCTACAAGGCCGGGGGAAGCATAATCAGGAAGGCTCTCCAGCAGCTTGAGGCGGCCGGCTTCGTTCAGAAGGTTCCGGGAGAGGGAAGGGTCATAACCCCGAAGGGCCAGAGCTTCCTTGACAAGATTGCCACCGAGCTCAAGAAGGAGCTCGAGGAGCAGATTCCGGAGCTCAAGAAGTACTGA
- the pfdA gene encoding prefoldin subunit alpha, which translates to MAEEKKVRTLEQIQDEIRSYLGEIEYLRSQVGAIDATIADLRTVDATLAYIKDKGEGKAIYIPLGSGIAIKGKIENPDDVIMDVGAGILVGATIDEARENIEKRINALMNLRLALLRKIEEDTRKVNELLKELQEMSPKKE; encoded by the coding sequence ATGGCCGAGGAGAAGAAGGTCAGGACCCTTGAGCAGATTCAGGATGAGATTAGGAGCTACCTCGGTGAAATCGAGTACCTCAGGAGCCAGGTCGGGGCGATAGATGCCACCATCGCTGACCTCAGGACCGTTGACGCCACTCTTGCCTACATTAAGGACAAGGGTGAGGGCAAGGCAATCTATATCCCGCTCGGAAGTGGCATAGCGATAAAGGGCAAGATTGAGAACCCCGACGACGTTATCATGGACGTTGGAGCCGGAATCCTCGTCGGGGCCACTATCGACGAGGCCAGGGAGAACATCGAGAAGAGGATTAACGCCCTCATGAACCTCCGTCTGGCCCTGCTGAGGAAGATTGAGGAGGACACCAGGAAGGTCAACGAGCTCCTCAAGGAGCTCCAAGAGATGAGCCCCAAGAAGGAGTGA
- a CDS encoding DUF192 domain-containing protein codes for MIINETKGRVWHGRVELADTFFKRFRGLMLVGNVSYALVFVLPVESRLNASIHMLFMLSDIDVIWLDSTKSVVDFKRAKKWRVYAPKKPAKYIIEGPVGLIRSLEVEEGDLISWQVSEEKGKSVPVRVSLPGKVPFDKANGFAMAESVKELKAEKN; via the coding sequence ATGATAATCAACGAGACGAAGGGCAGGGTCTGGCACGGGCGCGTTGAACTCGCGGACACCTTCTTCAAGCGCTTTAGGGGACTAATGCTCGTGGGCAACGTAAGTTATGCCCTCGTTTTCGTACTCCCCGTTGAAAGCCGGCTCAACGCTTCAATCCACATGCTCTTCATGCTGAGCGACATCGACGTAATCTGGCTCGACTCGACGAAGAGTGTGGTTGACTTCAAGAGGGCAAAGAAGTGGCGCGTTTACGCTCCGAAGAAACCGGCCAAGTACATCATAGAGGGGCCCGTTGGCCTCATCAGGTCCCTTGAGGTGGAAGAGGGGGATTTAATAAGCTGGCAGGTCAGCGAGGAGAAGGGGAAGAGCGTTCCGGTCAGAGTCTCTCTCCCCGGTAAGGTCCCCTTTGACAAGGCCAACGGCTTCGCTATGGCGGAGAGCGTTAAGGAATTGAAAGCCGAGAAGAACTAA
- a CDS encoding 2-oxoacid:ferredoxin oxidoreductase subunit beta — MYLKSAYEIRDKYLRKDMLPTIFCPGCGIGSVLQFTLRAIDDLGLNQDEIVWVSGIGCSSRVPGFVNFDGLHTTHGRALAFATGIKLANPDLKIIAFMGDGDAAAIGGNHFIHAIRRNLDVTVILINNFTYGMTGGQVAPTALKGLRGTTAPYGQFENPFDIANLAVSAGANYVARWTVFNYLQGINSIKKALQKEGFTLVEFLSPCPISFGRRNRMKTAPELIRWYQKITVPLAKAKKMSEEELEGKIVIGEFADRDRPGLVREYQEYIKRAKKMMGWEQ, encoded by the coding sequence ATGTACCTGAAGTCCGCTTACGAAATCCGCGACAAATACCTGAGAAAGGACATGTTGCCCACTATCTTCTGTCCGGGCTGTGGAATCGGTAGCGTTCTCCAGTTCACCCTCCGCGCGATAGACGACCTCGGCCTCAACCAGGACGAGATTGTCTGGGTCAGCGGAATAGGCTGTTCCTCCCGCGTTCCGGGCTTCGTCAACTTCGACGGCCTTCACACGACCCACGGAAGGGCTCTGGCCTTCGCCACCGGCATAAAGCTCGCCAACCCCGATTTGAAGATAATCGCCTTCATGGGCGATGGAGATGCCGCGGCAATAGGCGGAAACCACTTCATCCACGCCATCAGGAGGAACCTCGACGTGACGGTAATCCTCATCAACAACTTCACCTACGGAATGACCGGCGGACAGGTCGCCCCGACCGCTCTAAAGGGCCTGCGCGGGACTACCGCTCCCTACGGCCAGTTCGAGAACCCCTTCGACATAGCCAACCTGGCGGTTTCTGCCGGGGCGAACTACGTTGCCCGCTGGACGGTCTTCAACTACCTCCAGGGAATCAACAGCATAAAGAAGGCCCTGCAGAAGGAAGGCTTCACCCTGGTCGAGTTCTTAAGCCCGTGTCCGATAAGCTTCGGAAGGAGGAACAGGATGAAGACGGCACCAGAGCTAATCCGCTGGTATCAGAAGATAACCGTTCCGCTCGCCAAAGCTAAGAAGATGAGCGAGGAGGAGCTTGAGGGCAAGATAGTAATCGGCGAGTTCGCGGACAGGGACAGGCCCGGCCTCGTGAGGGAGTATCAGGAGTACATAAAGAGGGCCAAGAAGATGATGGGGTGGGAGCAATGA
- a CDS encoding 6-pyruvoyl trahydropterin synthase family protein — protein MKARVVERFRFESAHAVVIDGKPEEIHGHTFRLEIAVEGPLRNGYVIDFLELRRIVEEIIGRLDHRNLNSLFENPTTENVALWIAGQVNAKLPEGVSLKRLTLWEGDENGVELEF, from the coding sequence ATGAAAGCAAGGGTAGTTGAACGCTTCAGGTTTGAATCCGCTCACGCGGTTGTCATCGACGGAAAGCCGGAGGAAATTCACGGGCACACGTTCAGGCTTGAGATTGCAGTTGAGGGACCCCTCAGAAACGGCTATGTGATTGACTTCCTCGAGCTGAGGCGCATCGTGGAGGAAATCATCGGAAGGCTCGACCACAGGAACCTCAACTCCCTCTTCGAGAACCCAACGACGGAGAACGTCGCGCTCTGGATTGCGGGGCAGGTTAATGCGAAGCTCCCCGAGGGCGTTTCTCTGAAGAGGCTGACCCTATGGGAGGGCGACGAGAACGGGGTCGAGCTGGAGTTTTGA
- a CDS encoding 2-oxoglutarate ferredoxin oxidoreductase subunit delta produces the protein MAENANTVVEKNGYLVVGKAEGIVEIDVDTFLCKGCGICVEMCPRKVFEWSKELSEKGVHYPVPVHAEKCVKCKLCELLCPDFAIAVRW, from the coding sequence ATGGCCGAAAACGCGAACACCGTTGTTGAAAAAAACGGCTATCTTGTCGTCGGAAAGGCGGAAGGAATAGTCGAGATTGACGTTGATACATTTCTCTGCAAGGGCTGTGGAATTTGTGTCGAGATGTGCCCGAGGAAGGTCTTCGAGTGGAGCAAGGAGCTGAGCGAGAAGGGTGTGCACTATCCAGTCCCGGTTCACGCAGAGAAGTGCGTCAAGTGCAAGCTCTGTGAACTGCTCTGCCCGGACTTCGCCATCGCGGTAAGGTGGTGA
- a CDS encoding DNA-binding protein, with product MAEDIEEIRKRKLMELQKKYLEQQKAQEEAIKQEMELQAQLDAIMRKILTPDARERLGRVKLVKPELARQVELVLVQLYQAGQIREPIDDAKLKKILAQIDARTRREFRIKW from the coding sequence ATGGCCGAGGACATTGAGGAGATTAGGAAGCGCAAGCTCATGGAGCTTCAGAAGAAGTACCTTGAACAGCAGAAGGCCCAGGAGGAGGCAATAAAGCAGGAGATGGAGCTCCAGGCCCAGCTCGATGCTATAATGAGGAAAATCCTGACGCCTGACGCGAGGGAGAGGCTCGGTCGCGTTAAGCTCGTCAAGCCGGAACTCGCGAGACAGGTTGAGCTCGTCCTCGTTCAGCTCTACCAGGCCGGCCAGATAAGGGAACCGATAGACGACGCCAAGCTGAAGAAGATACTGGCCCAGATTGACGCGAGGACGAGAAGGGAGTTCAGGATTAAGTGGTAG
- a CDS encoding nucleotidyltransferase family protein produces the protein MFETVGKKVKEAFGDRVEEVIVFGSRARGEAKPESDLDVLVVLDKIEPEDWDRAGELSAELTLELGISVMIVLHTRRDSLYETAAREGIAV, from the coding sequence ATGTTTGAGACCGTTGGGAAGAAAGTGAAGGAAGCCTTTGGGGACAGAGTGGAGGAGGTCATAGTCTTCGGCTCCCGGGCGAGGGGTGAGGCTAAACCCGAGAGCGACCTCGACGTCCTCGTGGTGCTCGATAAGATAGAACCTGAGGACTGGGACAGGGCAGGAGAGCTCAGCGCCGAGCTAACGCTTGAATTGGGGATTTCGGTCATGATTGTCCTTCACACGAGGAGAGACAGCCTCTACGAGACCGCCGCAAGGGAGGGCATAGCGGTATGA
- a CDS encoding 2-oxoacid:acceptor oxidoreductase subunit alpha, translated as MIIRGDEPEQIRLLRKLYKPGNYFMQGNEAVAYGALFAGCRFYAGYPITPSSEIAETMARELPKLGGYYLQMEDEIGSIAAMVGASWTGFKVMTATAGPGFSLMQENLGYAVMTETPLVLVDVQRSGPSTGQATKGAQGDFFQARWGTHGDHPIVAVSPTSGQDAFWEIIRAFNIAERLRTPVVFLFDGVLAHTRELVKIPSVDEVEITYRKLPQNEEEAKLPFGDPHGDGVPPMPLFGHGYFTHVTGSTHKENGLRDVYTPEVHDRLVRRIHRKIEKNRHVYEKYEEHFTDDAEILVVSWGVTARPALGAVLKAREEGIKVGLFVPKTVHPFPGERMRELGKRVRAILVPEMNLGQMILEVQRYVNDDVLLKGVNKIGGVPLTVEEILREIRGVA; from the coding sequence ATGATAATCCGCGGTGACGAGCCGGAGCAGATTAGGCTCCTCAGGAAGCTCTACAAGCCCGGCAACTACTTCATGCAGGGCAACGAGGCCGTAGCTTACGGCGCTCTGTTTGCGGGCTGTCGATTCTACGCTGGCTACCCGATAACCCCGTCGAGCGAGATAGCGGAGACGATGGCGCGCGAACTTCCGAAGCTCGGTGGCTACTACCTCCAGATGGAGGACGAGATTGGAAGCATCGCGGCGATGGTTGGTGCCTCCTGGACGGGCTTCAAGGTCATGACCGCAACGGCCGGCCCGGGCTTCTCGCTGATGCAGGAAAACCTTGGCTATGCGGTGATGACTGAAACGCCCCTCGTCCTTGTTGATGTGCAAAGGAGTGGACCAAGCACGGGACAGGCTACAAAGGGAGCCCAGGGAGACTTCTTCCAGGCTAGATGGGGAACGCACGGCGACCACCCGATTGTTGCCGTCTCTCCAACGAGCGGGCAGGACGCTTTCTGGGAAATCATCAGGGCATTCAACATCGCCGAGAGGCTCAGAACGCCGGTGGTGTTCCTCTTCGATGGCGTTCTCGCCCACACTCGCGAGCTGGTGAAGATTCCGAGTGTGGACGAGGTGGAGATAACCTACCGCAAGCTTCCCCAGAACGAGGAGGAAGCGAAGCTCCCCTTCGGCGACCCGCACGGAGACGGCGTTCCACCGATGCCCCTCTTCGGCCACGGCTACTTCACCCATGTAACAGGCTCAACCCACAAGGAGAACGGTTTGAGGGACGTTTACACGCCGGAAGTCCACGACAGGCTCGTGAGGAGAATCCACAGGAAGATAGAGAAAAACAGGCACGTCTACGAGAAGTACGAGGAGCACTTCACCGACGACGCCGAGATACTCGTCGTCAGCTGGGGAGTAACGGCAAGACCCGCCCTCGGAGCTGTCCTGAAGGCGAGGGAAGAGGGAATAAAGGTCGGCCTCTTCGTGCCGAAAACGGTCCACCCGTTCCCTGGAGAGAGAATGAGAGAGCTCGGAAAGCGCGTTAGGGCAATACTCGTCCCCGAGATGAACCTCGGCCAGATGATTCTCGAGGTCCAGCGTTACGTCAACGACGACGTCCTGCTCAAGGGCGTGAACAAGATTGGTGGCGTTCCCTTAACCGTTGAGGAAATCCTGCGCGAGATAAGGGGTGTTGCCTGA
- a CDS encoding 2-oxoacid:acceptor oxidoreductase subunit alpha, translating into MRYPFPVGRSDFIQGDEAIARAAILAGCRFYAGYPITPASEIFEAMALYMPLVDGVSIQMEDEIASIAAIIGASWAGAKAMTATSGPGFSLMQENLGYAVMTETPIVVVDVQRGGPSTGQPTLPAQGDIMQSIWGTHGDHMLIVLSPSTVQEAFDFTIRAFNLAEKYRTPVVLLTDAEIAHMRERVYIPKPEEIETVYRKLPQNEEEAKLPFGDPHGDGVPPMPIFGKGYRTYVTGLTHDEYGHPKTVDAEIHERLIKRIFRKILDHKDEIISMEEFMLDDAEVAIVTTGIVSRSAVRAVKILREKGVKAGLLKLNTIWPFDFDYIKELAERVRRIYVPEMNLGQLYHLVKEGANGKAEVELIAKIGGEVHTPMEIVERVVG; encoded by the coding sequence ATGAGGTACCCGTTTCCGGTCGGCAGGTCGGACTTCATCCAGGGCGATGAGGCCATAGCGAGGGCGGCTATACTGGCCGGTTGCAGGTTCTACGCCGGCTACCCGATAACCCCCGCGAGCGAGATATTCGAGGCGATGGCCCTCTACATGCCCCTCGTCGATGGAGTTAGCATTCAGATGGAGGACGAGATAGCGAGCATAGCGGCGATAATAGGTGCTTCTTGGGCTGGAGCGAAGGCGATGACCGCAACGAGCGGTCCCGGTTTCTCGCTGATGCAGGAAAACCTCGGCTACGCCGTGATGACTGAAACGCCGATTGTTGTCGTTGACGTCCAGCGCGGAGGTCCCTCGACGGGCCAGCCAACTTTACCGGCTCAGGGCGACATAATGCAGTCCATCTGGGGAACGCACGGCGACCACATGCTGATAGTTCTCTCCCCGTCAACCGTTCAGGAAGCCTTTGACTTCACGATTAGGGCCTTCAACTTGGCTGAAAAGTACAGGACGCCGGTCGTTCTGCTCACTGATGCCGAGATAGCCCACATGCGCGAGCGCGTTTACATTCCAAAACCGGAGGAAATTGAGACCGTTTACCGTAAGCTTCCCCAGAACGAGGAGGAAGCGAAACTCCCCTTCGGCGACCCGCACGGAGATGGCGTTCCACCGATGCCGATTTTCGGGAAGGGTTACAGAACCTACGTTACGGGTCTGACCCACGACGAGTACGGTCATCCGAAGACCGTCGATGCCGAAATCCACGAGAGGCTCATAAAGAGGATTTTCAGGAAGATACTCGACCACAAGGACGAGATAATCAGCATGGAGGAGTTCATGCTCGACGATGCCGAGGTTGCGATAGTCACGACCGGAATAGTTTCGCGCTCCGCAGTGAGGGCCGTCAAGATACTCCGCGAGAAGGGCGTCAAGGCCGGCCTGCTGAAGCTCAACACGATATGGCCCTTCGACTTCGACTACATCAAGGAGCTGGCAGAGCGGGTGAGAAGGATATACGTGCCCGAGATGAACCTTGGACAGCTCTACCACCTCGTCAAAGAAGGCGCCAACGGAAAGGCGGAGGTCGAGCTGATAGCCAAGATAGGCGGTGAGGTGCACACGCCGATGGAGATAGTCGAAAGGGTGGTGGGATGA
- a CDS encoding transcription initiation factor IIB: MSGKRVCPVCGSTEFIYDPSRGEIVCKVCGYVIEENVVDEGPEWRAFDPSQREKRARVGAPESILLHDKGLSTDIGIDRSLTGLMREKMYRLRKWQSRLRVSDAAERNLAFALSELDRIASQLKLPRHVEEEAARLYREAVRKGLIRGRSIEAVIAACVYAACRLLKVPRTLDEIADISRVDKKEIGRSFRFIARHLNLTPKKLFVKPTDYVNKFADELGLSEKVRRRAIQILEEAYEKGLTSGKSPAGLVAAALYIAGLLEGEKRTQREVAEVARVTEVTVRNRYKELVDKLNLKIPL, translated from the coding sequence GTGAGCGGGAAGAGAGTGTGTCCCGTCTGTGGCTCTACCGAGTTCATCTACGACCCCAGCAGGGGTGAAATAGTCTGTAAGGTTTGCGGTTACGTCATCGAGGAAAACGTTGTCGATGAGGGCCCCGAGTGGAGAGCCTTTGACCCCAGCCAGAGGGAGAAGAGGGCACGCGTTGGAGCGCCGGAGAGCATACTCCTCCACGATAAGGGTCTCTCGACCGACATAGGAATAGACCGCTCCCTCACCGGCTTGATGAGGGAGAAAATGTACCGCCTCAGGAAGTGGCAGAGCCGCTTAAGGGTCAGCGATGCCGCTGAGAGGAATTTGGCGTTCGCACTGAGCGAGCTCGACAGGATAGCGAGCCAGCTCAAGCTCCCGAGGCACGTTGAAGAGGAGGCGGCAAGGCTCTACAGGGAGGCAGTCAGAAAGGGCCTCATAAGGGGTCGCTCGATAGAGGCCGTCATAGCGGCCTGCGTGTATGCAGCCTGCCGACTTTTGAAGGTCCCCAGAACGCTCGACGAGATAGCCGACATCTCGCGCGTTGACAAGAAGGAAATCGGAAGGAGCTTCCGCTTCATAGCGAGGCACCTCAACTTGACTCCAAAGAAGCTCTTCGTCAAACCGACTGATTACGTGAACAAGTTCGCCGACGAGCTCGGCCTGAGCGAGAAGGTGCGGAGGAGGGCAATCCAGATACTCGAGGAGGCCTACGAGAAGGGCCTCACGAGCGGAAAGAGCCCGGCCGGTCTGGTTGCGGCGGCGCTCTACATAGCGGGACTGCTTGAAGGGGAGAAAAGGACGCAGAGGGAAGTTGCCGAGGTCGCGCGCGTCACCGAGGTCACCGTTCGGAACCGCTACAAGGAGCTCGTTGACAAGCTGAACCTCAAGATACCGCTTTAG
- a CDS encoding 2-oxoacid:ferredoxin oxidoreductase subunit gamma — protein sequence MRKEVLFSGFGGQGVILASVILGRAAAVYENLYAVQTQSYGPESRGGASRAEVVISDEPIDYPKTLHPDYAVFFSQEAYSKYLHTVKEGATVIVEKDLVPHRDEEFEKKLNVIALPLTEIAEETTGLSLTMNILTLGILVGVTGIVSREAIEKAVRDAVPRGTEEINVKALKKGFEIAEELRS from the coding sequence ATGAGGAAGGAAGTCCTCTTCAGCGGGTTCGGCGGCCAGGGTGTCATTCTGGCGAGCGTTATCCTTGGAAGGGCCGCCGCTGTCTACGAGAACCTCTACGCGGTCCAGACCCAGAGCTACGGGCCGGAGTCGAGGGGCGGTGCGAGCAGGGCCGAAGTGGTTATAAGCGACGAGCCGATTGACTACCCCAAGACGCTCCACCCCGACTACGCCGTCTTCTTCTCGCAGGAGGCCTACAGCAAGTACCTCCACACCGTGAAGGAAGGCGCCACAGTAATAGTCGAGAAGGACCTCGTTCCCCACCGCGACGAGGAGTTCGAGAAGAAGCTCAACGTCATCGCTTTGCCCCTGACCGAGATAGCCGAAGAGACAACCGGATTAAGCCTGACGATGAACATTCTAACCCTCGGCATACTCGTCGGCGTGACAGGGATAGTGAGCAGGGAAGCGATAGAGAAGGCTGTCCGCGACGCAGTTCCAAGGGGAACCGAGGAAATAAACGTCAAGGCCCTCAAGAAGGGCTTTGAGATAGCGGAGGAACTCAGGAGCTGA